A single window of Providencia alcalifaciens DNA harbors:
- a CDS encoding fimbria/pilus periplasmic chaperone has protein sequence MFSLPKVSHYYKWLITLFYFGFSSLCLAGGVTLDSTRIIYPQESKQITTGIRNTSDKSAFLVQTWIEDSKGNKISDFISTPPLFTSAPRNENTIRLVYAGEKLANDKESLFYFNVKAIPSIDRNELADKNALILAAVTRVKLFVRPKGLKITPKEAENLIRFSKIDNQKIKISNPSPYYMTLTDLKSDKKELPTVMIAPFSDIHVNSPVGFDTSKLTFSSINDFGGVTSPQSAVFN, from the coding sequence ATGTTTTCGTTACCTAAAGTAAGTCATTATTATAAATGGCTAATTACGCTATTCTATTTTGGTTTTTCTTCTCTTTGTTTAGCTGGTGGAGTTACACTTGATAGCACCCGAATTATTTATCCACAAGAAAGTAAGCAAATTACCACCGGCATTCGAAATACCTCAGATAAATCAGCCTTTCTAGTTCAAACTTGGATTGAAGATTCCAAAGGAAATAAAATAAGCGATTTCATTTCCACGCCACCATTATTTACTAGTGCACCTAGGAATGAAAATACTATTCGATTAGTTTATGCAGGGGAAAAACTAGCGAACGATAAGGAATCTCTATTTTATTTTAATGTAAAAGCCATTCCATCCATTGATCGAAATGAATTAGCTGATAAGAATGCATTAATTCTTGCAGCTGTAACTCGAGTTAAACTTTTCGTTCGACCAAAAGGATTAAAGATCACACCAAAGGAAGCTGAAAATCTTATCCGATTTAGCAAGATTGATAACCAAAAAATTAAAATATCAAACCCATCACCGTATTACATGACATTAACTGATCTTAAATCAGATAAGAAAGAACTACCAACTGTCATGATCGCGCCATTTAGCGATATTCATGTTAACTCCCCTGTCGGATTTGATACCAGTAAATTGACGTTTAGTTCAATCAATGATTTTGGTGGCGTCACTTCGCCACAGTCAGCCGTTTTCAATTAA